A stretch of the Bacillus sp. B-jedd genome encodes the following:
- the frr gene encoding ribosome recycling factor, with product MPKQVISNTKEKMAKAIQAYSRELATIRAGRASASLLDRITVDYYGAPTPVNQLAGISTPEARLLVIQPYDKSILSDIEKAIQKSDLGLNPTNDGSLIRLAIPQLTEERRKDLVKLVKKESEDAKIAIRNVRRDANDDLKKLEKNGEITEDDLRGYSDDIQKLTDDHISKIDQITRDKEKEIMEV from the coding sequence ATGCCGAAACAAGTCATCAGCAACACAAAGGAAAAAATGGCAAAAGCAATCCAAGCGTATTCCCGTGAATTGGCAACAATCAGGGCGGGAAGAGCCAGCGCCTCCCTTCTGGATCGCATTACAGTGGATTATTACGGCGCTCCTACTCCTGTCAATCAACTTGCGGGCATCAGCACACCTGAAGCCAGGCTTCTTGTCATACAGCCATATGACAAGAGCATTTTGAGCGATATTGAAAAGGCAATCCAGAAATCAGATCTTGGCCTGAACCCGACTAACGACGGTTCCCTGATCCGCCTCGCAATTCCTCAATTGACGGAAGAGCGACGCAAGGACCTTGTCAAGCTTGTTAAAAAGGAATCGGAAGATGCAAAGATCGCAATCAGGAACGTACGCCGCGATGCTAATGACGATCTGAAAAAACTTGAGAAGAACGGCGAGATCACAGAAGACGACCTTCGCGGTTATTCCGACGATATCCAAAAGCTGACTGACGATCATATTAGCAAGATTGATCAAATTACGAGAGACAAAGAAAAGGAAATTATGGAAGTATAA
- the rseP gene encoding RIP metalloprotease RseP codes for MSTVIAFIVIFGALVFFHELGHFIFAKRAGILCREFAIGMGPKVFSHKKGETLYTIRLLPIGGYVRMAGEDAEAVEIKPGYRIGLLTGSDGKVEKIILNNKDKYPDARIVEVEHADLDRNLVIKGYPEDEEETLRVFLVNEDAVTVENGVENQIAPYNRQFGSKTLWQRTLAIFAGPMMNFVLAFFVFLILALVQGVPSNEPKLGKITPDGAALEAGLKEGDVVQSISGTEISSWTDVVEIIRKNPDKAVDFIVMRNGKEQEISVTPQAREAEGEKIGIIGVYSPVEKSPLRALSYGFEETVFWTKEIFVMLGKLVTGQFSINMLSGPVGIYVSTDTVAKSGVYYLMKWAAILSINLGIMNLLPFPALDGGRLMFFAVEAVRGKPVDKQKEGMVHFIGFALLMLLMLVVTWNDIQRFFL; via the coding sequence ATGAGTACAGTCATTGCGTTTATAGTCATATTCGGGGCGCTAGTTTTCTTCCACGAATTGGGGCACTTCATTTTTGCAAAAAGAGCAGGAATCCTTTGCAGAGAGTTTGCCATCGGTATGGGGCCGAAGGTTTTCAGCCATAAAAAAGGAGAAACGCTTTATACTATCCGCCTTCTGCCAATTGGCGGTTATGTAAGGATGGCCGGAGAGGATGCCGAAGCAGTCGAAATTAAACCTGGCTATCGGATCGGCCTGCTTACCGGCTCTGACGGAAAGGTCGAAAAAATAATCCTGAATAATAAAGATAAATACCCCGATGCCAGGATTGTTGAGGTGGAACACGCCGACCTGGACCGGAACCTAGTCATTAAAGGCTACCCAGAAGATGAAGAAGAAACGCTGCGGGTATTCCTTGTTAACGAGGATGCGGTTACAGTTGAGAATGGTGTAGAAAATCAAATTGCCCCTTATAATCGCCAGTTTGGTTCCAAGACACTTTGGCAACGTACCTTGGCTATATTCGCTGGCCCTATGATGAACTTTGTCCTGGCGTTCTTTGTTTTTCTTATTTTGGCGTTGGTCCAGGGGGTACCTTCCAATGAACCAAAGCTGGGGAAAATCACTCCTGATGGAGCTGCATTGGAAGCAGGACTTAAGGAAGGGGACGTTGTCCAAAGCATTTCAGGAACGGAAATTTCCAGCTGGACTGATGTGGTGGAAATCATCCGGAAAAATCCTGATAAGGCAGTCGACTTCATCGTAATGCGTAACGGCAAGGAACAAGAAATCTCGGTTACTCCTCAGGCACGTGAAGCCGAAGGGGAGAAGATAGGGATTATAGGTGTTTACAGCCCGGTTGAAAAGTCACCTTTGCGTGCATTGTCTTATGGGTTCGAGGAAACAGTTTTTTGGACAAAAGAAATCTTTGTGATGCTGGGCAAGCTTGTGACTGGCCAGTTTTCAATTAATATGCTGAGCGGGCCTGTTGGGATATACGTATCCACAGACACCGTCGCCAAATCCGGCGTGTATTATTTGATGAAATGGGCCGCCATTCTTAGCATTAACCTCGGGATTATGAATCTTCTGCCGTTCCCGGCACTTGATGGAGGAAGGCTCATGTTTTTCGCCGTCGAGGCTGTAAGGGGAAAACCAGTGGACAAACAAAAAGAGGGGATGGTCCATTTCATTGGATTTGCCCTGCTTATGCTTCTCATGCTGGTCGTCACCTGGAACGATATCCAAAGATTTTTCCTATAA
- the hslU gene encoding HslU--HslV peptidase ATPase subunit, with product MGKSANLTPRQIVEKLDQYIIGQKDAKKAVAVALRNRYRRELLDEGIRDEIIPKNILMIGPTGVGKTEIARRIAKITGAPFIKVEATKFTEVGYVGRDVESMVRDLVETAARLVKEEKIQKVKGRAEEAANRRLVELLVPSAKKQANYKNPLEMLFGGNNAQPEPETTASEDFSVQQRRASIKEKLANGELENEIVSVEVEEQAPSMFDMLQGSGMEQMGMNMQDALSNLMPKKRKRRKLTVREARVVLTNEEAAKLIDMDEVTQEAVYRAEQTGMIFIDEIDKIASRNSGGASADVSREGVQRDILPIVEGSTVVTKYGPVKTDHVLFIAAGAFHMAKPSDLIPELQGRFPIRVELGKLTVDDFHRILVEPDNALIKQYIALLETEGIQIEFSDDAIQKIAEVAFEVNQNTDNIGARRLHTILEKLLEDLSFEAPDINLEKITITPQYVEEKLGAISRNKDLSQFIL from the coding sequence ATGGGAAAGTCAGCAAATTTAACCCCCCGCCAGATTGTTGAAAAGCTTGACCAGTACATAATTGGCCAAAAAGACGCGAAGAAGGCTGTTGCAGTTGCGTTAAGGAACCGATATCGGAGAGAATTGCTAGATGAAGGCATACGGGATGAAATCATACCAAAAAACATTCTTATGATTGGCCCGACCGGGGTGGGAAAAACTGAAATTGCCCGCAGAATTGCGAAAATCACCGGCGCTCCTTTCATAAAGGTGGAAGCCACTAAATTCACCGAAGTCGGATACGTCGGCAGGGACGTCGAATCAATGGTCCGCGATTTAGTGGAAACGGCAGCAAGGCTCGTAAAGGAAGAGAAAATCCAAAAAGTTAAAGGGCGGGCAGAAGAAGCCGCCAACCGCAGGCTTGTAGAACTCCTCGTGCCTTCTGCGAAAAAACAGGCGAATTATAAAAATCCGCTTGAAATGCTGTTTGGCGGAAACAATGCCCAGCCTGAACCAGAAACAACAGCTTCCGAGGACTTCTCTGTCCAGCAAAGACGCGCTTCCATTAAGGAAAAGCTGGCAAATGGGGAGCTCGAGAACGAAATCGTTAGCGTGGAAGTAGAAGAACAGGCTCCTTCAATGTTCGATATGCTCCAAGGGTCCGGAATGGAACAAATGGGTATGAACATGCAAGATGCATTGAGTAATCTAATGCCAAAAAAGCGGAAGCGCAGGAAACTGACAGTCAGGGAAGCGAGAGTGGTCCTGACTAATGAGGAAGCGGCAAAGCTAATTGATATGGATGAAGTAACCCAGGAGGCTGTTTACAGGGCAGAACAGACCGGGATGATCTTTATTGACGAAATCGATAAAATTGCCAGCCGGAATTCGGGCGGCGCTTCTGCTGATGTTTCCCGTGAAGGAGTTCAGCGGGATATCCTGCCGATTGTGGAGGGTTCCACAGTTGTCACGAAATACGGCCCGGTCAAAACTGACCATGTGCTATTCATCGCAGCTGGTGCATTTCATATGGCTAAGCCTTCCGACTTGATCCCGGAACTGCAGGGCCGTTTTCCGATTCGCGTCGAACTTGGAAAGCTGACGGTCGATGATTTCCACAGAATCCTTGTGGAACCTGATAATGCATTAATAAAACAGTATATTGCTCTGCTCGAGACAGAAGGTATACAAATTGAATTTTCTGACGATGCTATTCAAAAGATTGCCGAGGTAGCGTTTGAAGTCAACCAAAATACCGATAATATCGGTGCCAGGCGCTTGCATACGATCCTCGAAAAGCTTCTGGAAGACCTATCATTTGAGGCACCGGATATCAATCTCGAAAAAATCACAATCACCCCGCAATATGTAGAGGAAAAGCTTGGGGCGATTTCACGTAACAAGGATTTAAGCCAGTTCATCCTTTGA
- the pyrH gene encoding UMP kinase, with amino-acid sequence MSSPKYKRVVLKLSGEALAGEAGFGINPAVIKSIAEQVKEVAELGVEVAVVVGGGNIWRGKIGSEMGMDRATADYMGMLATVMNSLALQDSLEQLGIETRVQTSIEMRQVAEPYIRRRAIRHLEKKRAVIFAAGTGNPYFSTDTTAALRAAEIEADVILMAKNNVDGVYSADPRHDKNATKYDQLSYLDVLKEGLAVMDSTASSLCMDNDIPLIVFSIMEKGNIKRAVMGEKIGTIVRGK; translated from the coding sequence ATGAGCAGTCCGAAATACAAACGAGTTGTCTTGAAATTAAGTGGTGAGGCCCTTGCTGGCGAAGCAGGCTTCGGAATTAACCCCGCCGTCATTAAATCCATTGCTGAACAAGTCAAGGAAGTAGCTGAGCTGGGAGTCGAGGTTGCGGTCGTTGTTGGGGGTGGAAACATTTGGAGAGGGAAGATTGGCAGTGAAATGGGAATGGACCGGGCAACTGCTGATTATATGGGCATGCTGGCCACAGTGATGAACTCCCTTGCCCTACAGGACAGCCTGGAACAACTCGGCATAGAAACCCGTGTTCAGACATCAATTGAAATGCGCCAGGTAGCCGAACCTTACATCCGCCGCCGCGCGATTCGCCACCTTGAGAAGAAGCGTGCCGTCATTTTCGCGGCCGGGACAGGGAATCCTTACTTTTCCACAGATACAACCGCAGCTCTCCGGGCCGCGGAAATCGAAGCCGATGTCATCCTCATGGCGAAAAATAATGTAGATGGCGTCTATTCCGCGGATCCGCGCCATGATAAAAACGCAACGAAGTATGATCAACTGTCCTACCTCGATGTCCTGAAAGAGGGGCTTGCTGTTATGGACTCAACTGCATCTTCATTGTGTATGGATAATGATATTCCGTTGATTGTTTTCTCTATTATGGAAAAAGGCAATATCAAACGAGCCGTTATGGGCGAAAAAATCGGAACTATTGTTAGGGGGAAATAA
- a CDS encoding phosphatidate cytidylyltransferase — translation MKQRIITAVVAAALFLPIVIYGGLPLILLAYVLASIGLYELAKMKNMNLVSFQGIVSLLTLWILLLPPDYHEIITRFGYGKEDFAVMAVLLLLAWTVASKNRFTFDDASFFAMAVAYVGAGFYFFMETRQAGGLSWLFYSLFIIWATDSGAYFVGRALGKRKLWPEISPNKTVEGFLGGVGCALLVAIGFIVFGDLGVPAVKLLVMTALLSVFGQLGDLAESAFKRNYNVKDSGSILPGHGGILDRFDSLLFVWPLIHLFQLI, via the coding sequence ATGAAGCAAAGAATCATTACAGCAGTCGTGGCAGCGGCGCTTTTCCTGCCGATTGTCATTTATGGCGGATTACCGCTTATCCTGCTGGCATATGTGCTTGCAAGTATCGGTTTGTATGAACTTGCAAAAATGAAAAACATGAATCTGGTATCTTTCCAAGGGATTGTTTCTTTATTGACCCTATGGATTTTGCTTTTGCCACCGGATTATCATGAAATTATCACACGTTTTGGCTACGGAAAAGAGGATTTTGCCGTCATGGCGGTCCTGCTGCTTCTCGCCTGGACGGTGGCCTCTAAAAATCGCTTTACATTTGATGATGCGTCATTTTTTGCAATGGCCGTTGCCTATGTAGGCGCTGGCTTTTACTTTTTTATGGAAACCCGCCAGGCGGGAGGGCTGTCCTGGCTTTTCTATTCCCTATTTATCATATGGGCGACTGACTCTGGCGCTTATTTTGTCGGCAGGGCACTGGGCAAAAGAAAACTTTGGCCCGAAATCAGCCCGAATAAGACAGTGGAAGGTTTTTTGGGAGGAGTGGGCTGCGCCCTGCTTGTCGCAATAGGCTTTATTGTTTTTGGTGATTTGGGAGTGCCGGCAGTTAAACTGCTTGTTATGACAGCGCTTTTGTCTGTATTTGGACAACTTGGCGACCTTGCGGAATCGGCATTCAAAAGAAATTACAATGTAAAGGACTCAGGCAGCATTTTGCCAGGACATGGAGGAATCCTCGACCGTTTTGACAGCCTCCTGTTTGTCTGGCCCCTGATCCACTTATTCCAGCTGATTTAA
- the dxr gene encoding 1-deoxy-D-xylulose-5-phosphate reductoisomerase: MKQISLMGATGSIGIQTLDIIRANPDSFRLAAFSAGKNIGLARKIMYEFKPAYLSMQEKEDAEKLRSEFPGVIISYGEEGLSGTATYEHADIVVNAVVGSVGLKPTLEAIESGKTIALANKETLVTAGHLVMEAAKTKGVRLLPVDSEHSAIFQCLQGENEKNIERLIITASGGSFRDRTREELADVSVEDALNHPNWSMGAKITIDSATMMNKGLEVIEAHWLFSLPYEKISVLLHRESIIHSMVEFHDSSIIAQLGSPDMRVPIQYALTYPDRFPLQSANRLNLAEAGKLHFQEMDFERFRCLRLAYDAGKAGGSAPTVLNAANETAVAAFLDGRIRFLEIDDLVERALETHTLIKDPDLETILETDQRTRCYIQSLLA, from the coding sequence ATGAAACAGATTAGCTTAATGGGAGCCACTGGTTCAATTGGCATCCAAACACTTGATATTATCCGGGCAAATCCGGATTCATTCAGGCTTGCGGCTTTTTCAGCAGGCAAGAATATTGGACTGGCCAGAAAAATAATGTATGAATTCAAGCCGGCATATTTATCCATGCAGGAAAAGGAAGATGCCGAAAAACTCCGGTCTGAATTTCCAGGTGTGATTATTTCGTATGGAGAAGAAGGCCTGTCGGGTACCGCCACTTATGAACATGCGGATATAGTTGTAAATGCGGTTGTCGGCAGTGTCGGGCTTAAGCCGACACTCGAAGCGATTGAAAGCGGAAAGACCATCGCGCTTGCAAATAAAGAAACATTGGTTACCGCCGGCCATCTTGTCATGGAGGCCGCAAAAACGAAGGGCGTCCGCCTTTTGCCTGTTGATAGCGAGCATTCGGCAATTTTTCAATGTCTTCAAGGCGAAAATGAGAAGAATATTGAGCGGCTCATCATAACGGCTTCGGGTGGAAGTTTCCGAGACCGCACAAGGGAAGAATTGGCCGATGTTTCGGTTGAAGATGCCCTGAACCATCCGAACTGGTCGATGGGAGCCAAAATAACAATCGATTCTGCTACAATGATGAACAAAGGACTTGAAGTCATCGAGGCCCACTGGCTATTTTCTCTCCCTTATGAAAAAATCAGCGTCCTTCTTCATAGGGAAAGCATCATCCACTCGATGGTGGAATTTCATGACTCGAGCATTATCGCGCAATTGGGCAGTCCGGATATGAGGGTGCCAATTCAATATGCGTTAACCTATCCTGATCGTTTTCCACTCCAGTCGGCCAATCGATTGAATTTGGCCGAAGCGGGAAAGTTGCATTTTCAGGAAATGGATTTTGAACGGTTCCGCTGCCTCCGTCTCGCCTATGATGCGGGCAAGGCTGGCGGTTCCGCGCCGACCGTTTTGAACGCGGCCAATGAAACAGCGGTAGCAGCTTTCCTTGATGGACGAATTCGTTTCCTTGAAATTGATGACCTTGTGGAACGCGCTTTGGAGACCCATACCCTGATCAAAGACCCGGATTTGGAAACAATCCTGGAAACGGACCAGAGAACAAGGTGCTATATCCAGTCGCTGCTTGCGTGA
- the codY gene encoding GTP-sensing pleiotropic transcriptional regulator CodY: protein MDLLTKTRKINALLQKAAGKPVNFKEMSETLSEVIEANVFVVSRRGKLLGFAINQQIENERMKKMLEDRQFPEEYTNGLFNIKETSSNLDVESEYTAFPVENKDLFREGLTTIVPIIGGGERLGTLILARLHEKFQDDDLILGEYGATVVGMEILREKAEEIEEEARSKAVVQMAISSLSYSELEAIEHIFEELNGNEGLLVASKIADRVGITRSVIVNALRKLESAGVIESRSLGMKGTYIKVLNDKFLVELDKLRAN from the coding sequence ATGGATTTATTGACAAAAACGAGGAAGATTAATGCGCTTCTTCAAAAAGCGGCGGGAAAGCCGGTCAACTTTAAAGAAATGTCCGAAACATTGAGTGAAGTGATTGAAGCGAATGTATTCGTCGTCAGCCGCAGGGGGAAATTGCTTGGTTTCGCTATCAACCAGCAAATTGAAAACGAGCGGATGAAAAAAATGCTTGAAGACAGGCAGTTCCCGGAAGAATATACTAACGGACTGTTCAATATTAAGGAAACCTCTTCTAACCTGGATGTAGAAAGCGAGTACACTGCATTCCCGGTTGAAAACAAAGATCTTTTCCGCGAAGGCCTGACAACGATTGTACCGATTATCGGCGGCGGGGAGCGCCTTGGCACCTTGATTCTTGCAAGGCTCCATGAAAAATTCCAGGATGATGACCTGATTTTAGGCGAATATGGCGCTACGGTTGTCGGCATGGAAATTCTTCGTGAAAAAGCAGAGGAAATTGAAGAGGAGGCAAGGAGCAAAGCGGTTGTCCAAATGGCGATCAGCTCCCTTTCCTACAGCGAACTTGAAGCAATTGAGCATATTTTCGAAGAACTGAACGGCAACGAAGGGCTTCTTGTTGCTTCTAAAATCGCCGACCGCGTCGGTATTACCCGCTCAGTCATTGTCAATGCCCTTAGAAAGCTGGAAAGCGCGGGAGTAATCGAATCCCGTTCCCTTGGAATGAAAGGGACATATATCAAGGTATTGAATGACAAGTTTTTAGTGGAACTTGACAAGCTGCGCGCGAATTAA
- the rpsB gene encoding 30S ribosomal protein S2 has product MSVISMKQLLEAGVHFGHQTRRWNPKMKKYIFTERNGIYIIDLQKTVKKVEEAYNFVKELAGQGGTMLFVGTKKQAQDSVKEEAIRSGMYFVNQRWLGGTLTNFETIQKRIARLKDIERMSEDGTFEVLPKKEVVQLKKEQERLEKFLGGIKDMKTLPDALFIIDPRKERIAVAEARKLNIPIVGIVDTNCDPDEIDVVIPANDDAIRAVKLLTGKMADAILEAKQGEETAVPAEQA; this is encoded by the coding sequence ATGTCAGTCATTTCTATGAAGCAACTGCTTGAAGCTGGTGTACACTTCGGTCACCAGACTCGCCGTTGGAACCCTAAGATGAAGAAATATATCTTCACTGAGAGGAACGGCATCTACATCATCGACCTTCAAAAGACAGTTAAGAAGGTAGAGGAAGCTTACAACTTTGTAAAGGAGCTTGCTGGCCAAGGCGGCACTATGCTGTTCGTTGGTACAAAGAAACAAGCTCAGGATTCTGTTAAAGAAGAAGCAATCCGTTCCGGAATGTACTTTGTTAACCAACGCTGGTTGGGTGGAACACTTACAAACTTCGAAACAATCCAAAAGCGTATCGCACGCCTGAAAGATATCGAAAGAATGTCGGAAGACGGCACATTCGAAGTCCTTCCTAAAAAAGAAGTTGTTCAATTGAAGAAGGAGCAAGAGCGTCTTGAGAAATTCCTTGGCGGTATCAAGGATATGAAGACTCTTCCAGATGCATTGTTCATCATTGACCCTCGTAAAGAGCGCATTGCCGTTGCAGAAGCACGCAAATTGAACATTCCTATCGTGGGTATCGTTGATACAAACTGCGATCCGGATGAAATCGATGTTGTCATCCCTGCAAACGATGACGCAATCCGTGCTGTTAAGCTTTTGACAGGCAAAATGGCTGATGCGATCCTTGAAGCTAAGCAAGGTGAAGAAACAGCTGTACCTGCTGAGCAGGCATAA
- the tsf gene encoding translation elongation factor Ts, protein MAITAQMVKELREKTGAGMLDCKKALQETDGDMEKAIDFLREKGIAKAAKKGDRIAAEGLASIKLEGNEAVILEVNSETDFVAKNEGFQTLVQELASHLLNNKPANVEEAVGQKMESGQSVEEHINAAIAKIGEKLSLRRFEIKTKGDNDAFGAYLHMGGRIAVLSVLEGTTDESVAKDVSMHIAALNPKYVSRDEVSADEIERERQVLTQQALNEGKPEQIVAKMVEGRLGKYFEDVCLLDQTFVKNPDQKVRQFVESKGATVREFVRYGVGEGIEKREDNFAEEVMSQVNKK, encoded by the coding sequence ATGGCGATTACAGCGCAAATGGTAAAAGAACTTCGTGAAAAAACAGGAGCCGGAATGCTTGACTGCAAAAAGGCTCTTCAGGAAACAGATGGCGATATGGAAAAAGCAATTGATTTCCTGCGTGAAAAAGGAATTGCGAAGGCTGCCAAGAAAGGCGACCGTATAGCTGCAGAAGGCCTTGCTTCCATCAAGCTGGAAGGAAATGAAGCGGTCATCCTTGAAGTTAACTCTGAAACAGACTTCGTCGCAAAGAACGAAGGCTTCCAAACACTCGTCCAGGAGCTTGCTTCCCATCTCTTGAATAACAAGCCTGCCAATGTTGAAGAGGCTGTAGGACAAAAAATGGAAAGCGGACAATCCGTTGAAGAACATATCAATGCTGCTATTGCGAAAATCGGTGAAAAGCTTTCCCTTCGCCGTTTTGAAATAAAAACAAAAGGCGATAACGACGCATTCGGTGCTTACCTCCACATGGGTGGCCGAATCGCAGTTCTGAGCGTTTTAGAAGGTACTACAGATGAAAGTGTGGCAAAGGATGTTTCCATGCATATTGCTGCCCTTAATCCTAAGTATGTTTCCCGCGATGAAGTTTCCGCAGATGAAATCGAACGCGAGCGCCAGGTTCTTACACAGCAGGCACTTAACGAAGGCAAGCCTGAGCAAATCGTGGCAAAAATGGTCGAAGGCCGCCTCGGAAAATACTTTGAGGACGTTTGCCTGCTTGACCAGACGTTTGTTAAAAACCCTGATCAAAAAGTACGCCAGTTCGTTGAGTCCAAGGGCGCAACTGTCCGTGAATTTGTACGCTACGGAGTAGGCGAAGGCATCGAGAAGCGCGAAGACAATTTCGCGGAAGAAGTAATGAGCCAGGTAAATAAAAAATAG
- the hslV gene encoding ATP-dependent protease subunit HslV gives MSQFHATTIFAIKHKGKSAMAGDGQVTFGNAVVMKHTAKKVRKIFGGKVIAGFAGSVADAFTLFELFEAKLEEYNGNLQRASVELAKEWRSDKVLRRLEAMLIVMNEDYLLLVSGTGEVIEPDDGILAIGSGGNYALAAGRSLKSYAGEHLSAKEIAKASLEVAADICVYTNTNIIVEEL, from the coding sequence ATGTCTCAATTTCACGCTACTACTATCTTTGCAATCAAGCATAAAGGGAAAAGCGCCATGGCTGGTGACGGCCAGGTCACCTTTGGCAATGCGGTTGTCATGAAACACACAGCGAAAAAGGTAAGGAAAATATTTGGTGGAAAAGTAATCGCAGGGTTTGCTGGTTCAGTCGCAGATGCTTTCACTTTATTTGAACTGTTTGAAGCGAAACTCGAAGAATATAACGGCAACCTGCAGCGTGCTTCTGTTGAACTCGCGAAAGAATGGAGAAGCGACAAAGTCCTGAGAAGACTTGAAGCCATGCTAATTGTCATGAATGAAGATTACCTTCTCCTCGTCAGCGGTACGGGTGAAGTAATCGAACCTGATGACGGCATCCTGGCCATTGGCTCAGGCGGAAATTACGCTCTTGCTGCCGGCCGGTCGCTGAAGAGCTACGCCGGGGAGCACCTGTCTGCAAAAGAAATCGCAAAAGCTTCCCTCGAGGTGGCGGCTGACATATGCGTATATACGAACACAAATATTATTGTGGAAGAGCTTTAA
- a CDS encoding isoprenyl transferase gives MFNKLIRRKPQESSSSLRDRIELVKKAGVPSHIAIIMDGNGRWAKKRAMPRIAGHHEGMKVVRKITKLANELGVGALTLYAFSTENWKRPKKEVDYLMQLPEEFLGSFLPELINENVRVEMMGYKENLPTHTLKAINKAIEETKNNTGLVLNFALNYGSRAEILDAVRHVLKDFQSGIMDDENLTEETFSSYLMASRLADPDLLIRTSGEIRLSNFMLWQIAYTEFWFTDVLWPDFNEEHLLDAVETFQNRQRRFGGIQGS, from the coding sequence ATGTTCAACAAATTAATTAGACGGAAACCCCAAGAGTCCTCTTCCTCACTCCGAGACAGGATAGAATTGGTGAAAAAAGCTGGTGTTCCTTCCCATATCGCCATCATTATGGACGGAAACGGCCGCTGGGCAAAAAAAAGGGCGATGCCTCGGATAGCGGGACACCATGAAGGTATGAAAGTAGTAAGGAAAATCACCAAGCTTGCAAATGAACTGGGGGTAGGCGCGTTGACCCTGTATGCCTTTTCCACTGAGAACTGGAAAAGGCCGAAAAAGGAAGTCGACTATCTTATGCAGCTTCCAGAAGAGTTTTTAGGTTCCTTCCTGCCTGAACTTATCAACGAAAATGTCCGGGTGGAAATGATGGGGTATAAGGAAAACCTTCCAACCCATACGTTAAAAGCCATTAATAAAGCGATTGAGGAAACAAAAAACAATACAGGCCTTGTCCTTAATTTCGCACTGAATTATGGGAGCAGGGCTGAAATATTGGACGCCGTCAGGCATGTCTTAAAAGACTTTCAGAGTGGTATAATGGATGATGAGAATCTGACTGAGGAAACCTTCTCCTCCTATTTAATGGCATCCAGGCTGGCAGATCCCGATTTGCTAATCCGCACTAGCGGGGAAATCCGGTTAAGCAATTTTATGCTTTGGCAGATTGCCTACACAGAATTTTGGTTTACGGATGTACTTTGGCCAGATTTCAATGAAGAACATCTTCTTGACGCAGTGGAAACTTTCCAGAACCGCCAGAGAAGGTTTGGTGGTATACAGGGGTCATAA